A genomic region of Arachis hypogaea cultivar Tifrunner chromosome 5, arahy.Tifrunner.gnm2.J5K5, whole genome shotgun sequence contains the following coding sequences:
- the LOC112799718 gene encoding protein CRABS CLAW isoform X2, translating to MNQQDEKATMDLVPPSEHLCYVRCNFCNTVLAVGIPCKRLLDTVTVKCGHCSNLSFLSTRPPPPPAPFSHTHQTTTIDHTLTLQGFYGDSKKGQGSSSSSSPTTSNESVSPKAAPFVVKPPEKKHRLPSAYNRFMKEEIQRIKAANPEIPHREAFSAAAKNWARFIPNSPTSSVAASKNNE from the exons ATGAACCAGCAGGACGAGAAAGCCACCATGGATCTTGTTCCACCCTCTGAGCACCTCTGCTACGTTCGTTGCAACTTCTGCAACACTGTGCTTGcg gTTGGGATACCATGCAAGAGGCTGCTGGATACTGTGACAGTGAAGTGTGGTCACTGCAGCAACCTCTCGTTTCTGAGCACCAGGCCCCCTCCACCTCCAGCCCCTTTCTCTCACACCCATCAAACCACCACCATTGATCACACTCTCACTCTCCAG GGTTTCTACGGTGATTCGAAGAAGGGGCAAGGATCATCTTCATCGTCCTCACCAACTACATCAAACGAATCAGTCTCCCCTAAAGCAGCACCTTTTGTTGTCAAAC CACCTGAGAAGAAGCACCGTCTTCCATCTGCATACAACCGTTTCATGAA AGAGGAGATTCAGCGCATCAAAGCAGCCAACCCTGAGATCCCACATCGAGAAGCTTTCAGCGCTGCAGCCAAAAAT TGGGCAAGGTTCATTCCAAATTCGCCTACAAGCTCAGTTGCTGCAAGTAAAAACAAT GAATGA
- the LOC112799718 gene encoding protein CRABS CLAW isoform X1 translates to MNQQDEKATMDLVPPSEHLCYVRCNFCNTVLAVGIPCKRLLDTVTVKCGHCSNLSFLSTRPPPPPAPFSHTHQTTTIDHTLTLQGFYGDSKKGQGSSSSSSPTTSNESVSPKAAPFVVKPPEKKHRLPSAYNRFMKEEIQRIKAANPEIPHREAFSAAAKNWARFIPNSPTSSVAASKNNVRI, encoded by the exons ATGAACCAGCAGGACGAGAAAGCCACCATGGATCTTGTTCCACCCTCTGAGCACCTCTGCTACGTTCGTTGCAACTTCTGCAACACTGTGCTTGcg gTTGGGATACCATGCAAGAGGCTGCTGGATACTGTGACAGTGAAGTGTGGTCACTGCAGCAACCTCTCGTTTCTGAGCACCAGGCCCCCTCCACCTCCAGCCCCTTTCTCTCACACCCATCAAACCACCACCATTGATCACACTCTCACTCTCCAG GGTTTCTACGGTGATTCGAAGAAGGGGCAAGGATCATCTTCATCGTCCTCACCAACTACATCAAACGAATCAGTCTCCCCTAAAGCAGCACCTTTTGTTGTCAAAC CACCTGAGAAGAAGCACCGTCTTCCATCTGCATACAACCGTTTCATGAA AGAGGAGATTCAGCGCATCAAAGCAGCCAACCCTGAGATCCCACATCGAGAAGCTTTCAGCGCTGCAGCCAAAAAT TGGGCAAGGTTCATTCCAAATTCGCCTACAAGCTCAGTTGCTGCAAGTAAAAACAATGTAAGGATATAA